Proteins from one Clupea harengus chromosome 17, Ch_v2.0.2, whole genome shotgun sequence genomic window:
- the rdh12l gene encoding retinol dehydrogenase 12, like isoform X1, protein MQGIRNVFRRPWSSDVRLDDKTVVITGANTGIGKETAIDLAKRGARIIMACRDMERASTALKEVTEASGNQNVIIKKLDLSDTISIREFAELINKEEKQLNILINNAGVMVCPYGKTADGFEMQIGVNHMGHFLLTYLLLDLIKKSAPARIVTVSSMAHSWGTINLEDINSEKSYDKKAAYSQSKLANVLFTRSLAMKLKGAGVTAYSLHPGVVQTDLWRHLNKAQQAVMWMVSPFTKTSVQGAQTSIYCAVAPELATESGGYYSDCAPATCSTLGSDDTLAQRLWDLSCKMLNVSWD, encoded by the exons ATGCAGGGAATAAG aaATGTATTTCGCCGTCCGTGGTCGTCTGATGTCAGACTTGATGACAAAACAGTTGTCATCACTGGAGCTAATACCGGAATCGGGAAAGAAACTGCTATTGATCTGGCTAAGAGGG GTGCAAGGATAATCATGGCATGCCGAGATATGGAAAGAGCCAGTACTGCACTGAAAGAGGTTACAGAGGCTTCTGGAAACCAAAATGTGATTATAAAAAAACTGGATTTGTCAGATACAATATCAATTCGGGAGTTTGCGGAGTTGATCAATAAGG AGGAGAAGCAGCTGAATATTCTTATCAACAATGCTGGAGTGATGGTGTGTCCCTATGGAAAAACAGCAGATGGCTTTGAGATGCAGATCGGTGTGAATCACATGG GACATTTCCTTTTGACCTACCTGCTCCTGGACCTTATCAAAAAATCCGCCCCTGCCAGGATCGTCACTGTGTCCTCTATGGCCCATTCATGGGGCACCATCAACCTGGAGGACATCAACAGTGAGAAGAGCTACGACAAGAAGGCAGCTTATAGCCAGAGCAAGCTGGCCAATGTGCTGTTCACGCGCTCACTGGCCATGAAGCTGAAAG GCGCCGGGGTGACCGCATATTCCCTGCACCCTGGAGTGGTGCAGACAGACCTATGGAGACATCTCAACAAAGCTCAACAGGCCGTCATGTGGATGGTCAGCCCCTTCACCAAGACCTCTGTGCAGGGAGCTCAGACCTCCATCTACTGTGCTGTGGCCCCTGAATTGGCAACAGAGAGTGGTGGATACTACAG TGACTGTGCTCCAGCAACCTGTTCCACTCTTGGCTCTGATGACACTCTGGCCCAGCGCCTGTGGGACCTCAGCTGCAAGATGCTCAATGTATCGTGGGACTAA
- the rdh12l gene encoding retinol dehydrogenase 12, like isoform X2 — protein sequence MACRDMERASTALKEVTEASGNQNVIIKKLDLSDTISIREFAELINKEEKQLNILINNAGVMVCPYGKTADGFEMQIGVNHMGHFLLTYLLLDLIKKSAPARIVTVSSMAHSWGTINLEDINSEKSYDKKAAYSQSKLANVLFTRSLAMKLKGAGVTAYSLHPGVVQTDLWRHLNKAQQAVMWMVSPFTKTSVQGAQTSIYCAVAPELATESGGYYSDCAPATCSTLGSDDTLAQRLWDLSCKMLNVSWD from the exons ATGGCATGCCGAGATATGGAAAGAGCCAGTACTGCACTGAAAGAGGTTACAGAGGCTTCTGGAAACCAAAATGTGATTATAAAAAAACTGGATTTGTCAGATACAATATCAATTCGGGAGTTTGCGGAGTTGATCAATAAGG AGGAGAAGCAGCTGAATATTCTTATCAACAATGCTGGAGTGATGGTGTGTCCCTATGGAAAAACAGCAGATGGCTTTGAGATGCAGATCGGTGTGAATCACATGG GACATTTCCTTTTGACCTACCTGCTCCTGGACCTTATCAAAAAATCCGCCCCTGCCAGGATCGTCACTGTGTCCTCTATGGCCCATTCATGGGGCACCATCAACCTGGAGGACATCAACAGTGAGAAGAGCTACGACAAGAAGGCAGCTTATAGCCAGAGCAAGCTGGCCAATGTGCTGTTCACGCGCTCACTGGCCATGAAGCTGAAAG GCGCCGGGGTGACCGCATATTCCCTGCACCCTGGAGTGGTGCAGACAGACCTATGGAGACATCTCAACAAAGCTCAACAGGCCGTCATGTGGATGGTCAGCCCCTTCACCAAGACCTCTGTGCAGGGAGCTCAGACCTCCATCTACTGTGCTGTGGCCCCTGAATTGGCAACAGAGAGTGGTGGATACTACAG TGACTGTGCTCCAGCAACCTGTTCCACTCTTGGCTCTGATGACACTCTGGCCCAGCGCCTGTGGGACCTCAGCTGCAAGATGCTCAATGTATCGTGGGACTAA